In Galactobacillus timonensis, the genomic window ACCAGCTTCAGGAAAATCCGGAGCTGCACAATGAGCTTATCGAGCCATTTGTTCCAACGGTAAACGGAAGAATCGGAAGGAAGCGAATAACGATCAAGATCCAGATCATTGTCCAGAGCCGATTCGATGGTCTGCACCGAGTAGTGCTTGTAAGGGACAAGGAAATCAGGGAGAACACGGTGATGTCTTCCGTTGGAAGAGACGGCGACAGGAATCCAGATCCAGTAAGAACCTTTTGGCGTTTTAACGCACCTTCTGGCTGTTCCGCAGAATCTCATTGGCAGGCCTGTTTCAGGATCCAAAACAGGTTCGCTGCATTTCATCAAAAATCATTCGGATGATTAGGATGTTTAACAATTTTGTATTGTGAATGTGGTACACTAACCATGGTTTTGGTTACGGGTTCAGAGAGTGCTGGGAAGCTTTGTCTCTGAACCTTTTCCTTTCTATTGATGTCTCTAACCGCATGATAATCGGTAAATACGAAAAGGAGAAGGCCGTTGTGCCTCCCCATGAGGGTTTACAGCTCTTTAACTCCTCCCGGATCATCAATCCCAGGATTTCTTAGAGGCACCCCCAAACCCCATCTATTTTTAGATAGTCTAGATCTCTTGATACCTTTATTCTGAGGTCCACAAGGCAAAAACGCAAGCAAAAAGCGATGACAGAAAGCAGAATTCAGCCCTGTTCATCGCTTCTGTACGACTAATTTCTACCAACCTTCTGAAGTGGAATTTAACTTTTCACTTGAGCCTATTATCTGAACGCGGTTGGAAAGGATCTCGGCGAAACAATCGAAAACATTATAGCGAAAACTTATGATCTAATGGTAGAGGAAAAGCCGGATGCCGTGCTTGTTCTTGGGGACACAAACTCCTGTCTTTCTGTAATAGGAGCGAAACGTCTGCACATACCGATCTTTCATATGGAAGCAGGAAATCGATGCAAAGATGAGTGCCTGCCTGAGGAAACAAACCGCAGGATAGTGGATATTATCAGTGATGTAAATCTGTGCTATTCCGAACATGCCAGAAGGTATCTGGCGGAAGGCAGTCTTCCCAAGGAGCGGACATTTGTAGTCGGGTCTCCGATGGCAGAAGTGCTGCATAAGAATCTGAAGCAGATTGAAGATAGCAATGTGCTGGATCGGCCTCATCTACAGAAAAAAAGTATATCCTTCTGTCCGCCCACAGGGAAGAGAATATTGATACGGAAGAGAATTTTAGTTCGTTATTCAACGCAGTGAATGAGATGGCCAGAACTTATGATGTGCCGGTTCTCTACTCCTGCCATCCAGGCAGTAAAAAACGGCTCGCAGAAACCGTATTTGAATTGGATCCGCGGGTGATCTGTCATGAACCGCTCGGCTTTCATGACTATTACTGTCTCCAGATGAACGCAATGCCTGTTGTATCTGACAGCGGGACACTTCCGGAGGAAAGCAGTTTCTTTACATCTATCGGCCAGTCTTTCCCGGCTGCCTGTATCCGGACATCTACGGAGCGGCCGGAGGCGATGGATAAGGGATGCTTCCTTCTGGCAGGCATCAAGACGGATACCCTTCTGCAAATGATCGATATGGCAATCCAAATGACGAATGCCGGAGAATACGGAATACTGGTACCTGATTACCTGGAGGAAAATGTTTCTTCCAAGGTCGCGAAAATTATTCAGAGCTATACTGGAATTGTCAACAGAATGGTATGGCGTAAAGACTGAATTTTGGTATCGCGGCTTCCATAATATATAAAAATGCAGGAACCTTGAAAAGAGGAATGTGAAAGAGCACATGAGAGACAAGAAACCCGTTATTCCTGCCTTGATAAAGAAAATGTCCCTGTCCGGGGCCTAGGAAGGAGTACAATATGCCAAAGAAAAAATGGTTTCCAATTGCCTTTTTGATTTTTGCTCTGCAGTTGATTCTGGAACTTATGATTCTGCTGAAGGTCATCAAGCTGAATGTCCTGCCGGATAAGTATCTGCTGTTTTTGATTATTGTGCTGATGTCAGCTCTTGTGGGTGCCGCACTTCTCCTTTTTGCCGGTGCAGGGAAAAGTCCTTCCCGGCCAAGAAAGGTTCGGCGGATTTTTGCGGTGATTCTGGCAGCAATCATGGGCTGTGTATCTTTCTTCGGAACTACATATCTGGACAAGGTTGACAATATGATTTCTTCTGTAACGGAACAGCAGACGGTGAGTTATTCAACGATTGGTGTCTATGTGCTAAAGGATAGCAAGGCAGAAGAGATTTCAGATTTGGCGGAAGACATATTTGCGGTTTCCAAATCGACCTATGCGACCTATATGGAGGAAGCCATTGAGAAGATCAATACTGCCGTATCCGGTAAAATCACGACCCGAAATTTTGATTCTACAGACGAGGCTGCCCGGGCGCTTTATGAAAAGAAGACAGATGCACTCATTATGAATGAAACATTTGTCAATATCCTGAAGGACACGGAAGACTTCAGCGATTTTGAATCAAAGACCCGCCTGATTTATGAGATCTCTGTTGAAGCAACGGATAGTGTGGCTCCTTCTCCATCCGCAACTGCGGATTTGCAGGATGAAATACAGATCAAGCCATTCATCCTGTATATCAGCGGCTCAGATACCAGAAGCAAAGTACTGGATGTCAGTCGAAGCGATGTCAATATTCTGATGGCGGTAAATCCGCAGACGAAACAGGTGCTTCTGCTGAACACACCGAGAGATTACTATGTGAAGAATCCTGCCGGAGGCAACTCGTATGATAAATTGACGCATCTGGGCATTTATGGTGTGGATTGTTCGATGAAGGGACTGGGCAATCTCTACGGAGTTGATGTGGATTACTATGCGCAAATCAATTTTACAGGTTTTGAGACATTGATCGATGCGATCGGCGGCATCACTGTAGATTCTGATGTTGCCTTTTCTGTCGGAAAATATGACTTTGTAGTGGGACCGAATGAAATGGATGGCGCCAAAGCGCTGGCTTTTGCAAGAGATCGGCATCATCAGGTCTCCGGAGATAACGCGCGTGGAAAACATCAGATGATGGTGATTGAAGCAGTGATCAAAAAAGTTA contains:
- a CDS encoding DUF6431 domain-containing protein; the protein is MKCSEPVLDPETGLPMRFCGTARRCVKTPKGSYWIWIPVAVSSNGRHHRVLPDFLVPYKHYSVQTIESALDNDLDLDRYSLPSDSSVYRWNKWLDKLIVQLRIFLKLVDPPDSLLQQLRVLFRRDVRRAPEYDSSSGWVAGINLCLNGPNDFDLGLS
- a CDS encoding LCP family protein — protein: MPKKKWFPIAFLIFALQLILELMILLKVIKLNVLPDKYLLFLIIVLMSALVGAALLLFAGAGKSPSRPRKVRRIFAVILAAIMGCVSFFGTTYLDKVDNMISSVTEQQTVSYSTIGVYVLKDSKAEEISDLAEDIFAVSKSTYATYMEEAIEKINTAVSGKITTRNFDSTDEAARALYEKKTDALIMNETFVNILKDTEDFSDFESKTRLIYEISVEATDSVAPSPSATADLQDEIQIKPFILYISGSDTRSKVLDVSRSDVNILMAVNPQTKQVLLLNTPRDYYVKNPAGGNSYDKLTHLGIYGVDCSMKGLGNLYGVDVDYYAQINFTGFETLIDAIGGITVDSDVAFSVGKYDFVVGPNEMDGAKALAFARDRHHQVSGDNARGKHQMMVIEAVIKKVTSGTTLLNNFSGIMDSLSGMFQTSLSTDIFTSLVKMQLEDMSSWDIRQYAVTGSGGSDYTYSMPNTKVYVMYQDEEKVSKASALLKKILNGEELSDSDF